A single window of Venturia canescens isolate UGA chromosome 3, ASM1945775v1, whole genome shotgun sequence DNA harbors:
- the LOC122408077 gene encoding uncharacterized protein — protein MEELDDDLEVESEMDVYYFANACHVCRAYGKDVRLKRCAKCKSIAYCNREHQKEHWPRHKSLCRVLSEIVECAGSVYGIHRTWENNEEAWSKMKTNLVLLIQLKLGRKFLPFEREMLQFPRSCEICHETDPSKLTDCTDCPDASFCPRHSKDSRHSKKCKESRLCFETSIQVVGLEKRKFTINCPEKLPENMDQVIRLHESLNQYHNFHHSRRIWNIILSNLLSRPYTFFYSLEKLQQTKLTKMTIHVIGATMEEFGDVSDWECLFHHKNSLLELLIVFVGPEMWTGPPYNMSLCENCTKNNRKLYSQTVQGLYKEFAEEVWTGSKFTKPDFAIGYNLGIHECVTIENDTWSSTIQKLADLECPFAFTSYTAKESTADRKRINLIRQKKVPFLYAGKNPFSGWKPYKDFESESYFYKNQFLTIYEKL, from the coding sequence atggaggaatTGGATGACGATTTGGAGGTAGAGTCAGAAATGGACGTGTATTATTTCGCGAACGCTTGTCACGTGTGTCGTGCCTACGGTAAGGACGTCCGATTGAAGAGATGTGCGAAATGCAAATCAATTGCTTACTGCAATCGGGAACACCAAAAAGAACACTGGCCACGGCACAAATCATTGTGTCGAGTTCTCAGCGAAATAGTAGAATGTGCCGGTTCCGTTTACGGGATTCATCGAACTTGGGAAAACAACGAGGAAGCCTGgagtaaaatgaaaacaaatttggTACTTTTGATACAACTTAAACTCGGTCGTAAGTTTTTACCTTTTGAGCGAGAAATGTTGCAGTTTCCACGATCTTGTGAAATATGTCACGAAACAGATCCCTCCAAGTTGACCGATTGCACTGACTGTCCTGACGCCAGTTTTTGCCCCAGGCATTCGAAGGACAGTCGTCATTCGAAGAAGTGCAAAGAATCTAGACTCTGTTTTGAAACAAGCATTCAGGTGGTCGGTTTAGAAAAACGCAAATTTACAATAAACTGTCCTGAAAAGCTTCCTGAAAATATGGATCAAGTTATTCGCCTTCACGAGTCTCTCAATCAATACCACAATTTCCACCACTCCAGAAGAATTTGGAACATCATTCTTTCCAATCTATTGTCCAGGCCCTACACTTTTTTCTACTCTTTAGAAAAATTGCAACAAACAAAACTGACAAAAATGACAATCCACGTTATCGGTGCAACTATGGAAGAATTTGGGGATGTCAGTGACTGGGAATGTTTATTCCATCACAAAAATTCACTACTAGAGCTCCTAATCGTCTTTGTTGGGCCAGAAATGTGGACCGGCCCGCCTTACAACATGAGCCTTTGTGAGAATTGCACAAAAAACAATCGCAAACTCTACAGTCAAACTGTTCAAGGTTTATACAAGGAGTTTGCAGAGGAAGTATGGACAGGAAGCAAGTTCACAAAACCTGATTTTGCCATTGGATACAATTTGGGAATTCACGAGTGTGTTACCATCGAAAATGACACTTGGAGCTCAACTATACAAAAATTGGCTGACTTGGAATGCCCTTTCGCCTTCACTTCGTACACTGCCAAAGAATCAACAGCTGACCGAAAGAGAATCAATTTGATTCGTCAGAAGAAAGTTCCATTCCTTTATGCTGGAAAAAATCCGTTTTCTGGCTGGAAACCCTACAAAGATTTTGAATCCGAAAGCTATTTTTATAAGAATCAGTTTCTGACAATTTATGAAAAGTTGTAA